The nucleotide sequence TGGGCTGCACATCCCCCGAAGGGCTTTCCCAAGGGCTGAAGACTGCTAACTAGATAGAGGAGATTGCCGCCATGACAACCACCCACCTGCTGTATCTGCACGGTTTTCGCTCCTCCCCGCAGTCCAACAAGGCCCGCATTCTGGGTGACCATATTGCCGCCACTCACCCCCGCGTGCGCTGGTGGTGCCCGCAACTGCCGCCATCGCCCCGCGAAGCCACGGCCCTGATTGCCGAAGGCATTGCCAGCTGGCCACGCCAGACCATGGCCGTGGTGGGCTCCTCGCTGGGCGGCTATTACGCCAGCTGGGTGGCGCAACTGGCCCGCTGCAAGAGCGTGATGATCAACCCGGCCGTGAACCCCGCCCGAGACCTGGAGCGTCATATCGGCGAGCAAAGCAACTGGCACGACCCGGAAGACGTCTTTTTCTTTCGCCCCGAATACATCGACGAGCTGCGCCTGCTGGACACCCGAAGCCTGACGGCAGCGGCGCCAGAGATGGTCCTGATTGCACAGGGCGATGAAGTGCTGGACTGGCAGGAAATGAGTGACCGCTACCCCCACGCGCTGCAGCTGCTGCAGGAAGGCGGCGACCACGCCCTGTCGAATTTCCCAGAATATCTGGACCGAATCGACGAATTTCTGGCCCTGGCTTGAGCTGCACCATGAACTCTGTCGGCGACGGATTGCCCTCTCGTGGGAAAATGCGCGGTTATGCACGCACTGTTTGAAGAAGCCGGCAAATTTCTGGCCGGTCGCATCCTCTCTGAAGCCGAATCCTCGGCACAGGTCGAACTGGACTCCGGCAAACGAGTCAAGGTCAAGGCCGCCAATATCCTGCTCAAGTTCGAGAAACCTGCCCCTGCCGAGCTGATGGCTCAGGCACAGGCGCAGGCCGCCGAGATCGAGCTGGACCTGGCCTGGGAATTTGCGCCTGATGAGGAATTCGGCTTTGCCGACCTGGCGCGTGACTATTTTTCTGAATCGGCCACGCTGGCTCAGCAGGCCGGTGCGCTGTTTTGCCTGTATGACGCACCGCACTACTTCCGCCGTGCGGGCAAGGGTCGCTTCAAAAAGGCACCTGCAGAAATCCTGCAGCAAGCCCTGGCCGCGATTGAAAAGAAAAAGCTGATTCAGGCACAGATCGACGGCTGGGCCGAAGAGCTGGGCCGCGGCGAATGCCCGCAGGCCATTCGCGAACAGCTCTACAAGATTCTGTTCAAGCCCGACAAGAACGCGCCCGAATACAAGGCCGTGGTCGAGGCCAGCCGCGCCACCAAAATGGCCCCGCTGGAGCTGCTGCACCGCGCAGGCGCCATCGACTCGGCCTACCAGTTCCACTGGAAGCGCTTTCTGTTCGACAACTTCCCCAAGGGCACGGGCTTCCCGGCCCTGCAGGCACCCCAGCCCCCGGCAGACCTGCCGCTGGCCGATGTGCAAGCCTTCTCTATCGACGATTCGGCCACGACCGAAATCGACGATGCGCTGTCTGTGACCGGACTGGGCACGGGCACCGTCACCGTGGGCATCCACATTGCCGCCCCCGGCCTGGCCATCACGCCCGGTGGCGAGCTGGACAAGCTGGGCCGCGCCCGCCTGTCCACGGTTTACATGCCGGGCTACAAGATCACCATGCTGCCCGACGATGTGGTGCACATCTACACGCTGGACGAAGGCCGCGCCAACCCCGCCGTGTCGCTGTATGTGCAGATCAACGAGGAGACGCTGGAGACCATCTCCAGCGAAACCCGTCTGGAGCGCGTGCCTGTGGAAGTCAACTTCCGCTACGACAAGCTCGACCACATCGTGACCGAAGAATGGCTGGCCGACCCCGCAATTGAGGTTGAAAACACGCCAGAGTCCTTGCTGAATAAGCGCAAGGAGCTCACCTTTTTGCAGCGCTGGTCCAAGTTCCTCAAGGCCAACCGCGAAGTGGTGCGTGGCAAGCCCGAGAACTTCAACCGCCCGGACTACAACTTCCGCCTTGTTGGCAACGACGGCGCCGAGCCCAATGGCAGCGAACAGGTGCAGATCACCGTGCGCAAGCGCGGCGCGCCACTGGATCTGATCGTGGCCGAGGCCGCCATTGTGGCCAACAGCACCTGGGGCCTGATGCTGGCCGAGCACGGCGTGCCCGGCA is from Comamonas fluminis and encodes:
- a CDS encoding YqiA/YcfP family alpha/beta fold hydrolase — its product is MTTTHLLYLHGFRSSPQSNKARILGDHIAATHPRVRWWCPQLPPSPREATALIAEGIASWPRQTMAVVGSSLGGYYASWVAQLARCKSVMINPAVNPARDLERHIGEQSNWHDPEDVFFFRPEYIDELRLLDTRSLTAAAPEMVLIAQGDEVLDWQEMSDRYPHALQLLQEGGDHALSNFPEYLDRIDEFLALA
- a CDS encoding ribonuclease catalytic domain-containing protein, which codes for MHALFEEAGKFLAGRILSEAESSAQVELDSGKRVKVKAANILLKFEKPAPAELMAQAQAQAAEIELDLAWEFAPDEEFGFADLARDYFSESATLAQQAGALFCLYDAPHYFRRAGKGRFKKAPAEILQQALAAIEKKKLIQAQIDGWAEELGRGECPQAIREQLYKILFKPDKNAPEYKAVVEASRATKMAPLELLHRAGAIDSAYQFHWKRFLFDNFPKGTGFPALQAPQPPADLPLADVQAFSIDDSATTEIDDALSVTGLGTGTVTVGIHIAAPGLAITPGGELDKLGRARLSTVYMPGYKITMLPDDVVHIYTLDEGRANPAVSLYVQINEETLETISSETRLERVPVEVNFRYDKLDHIVTEEWLADPAIEVENTPESLLNKRKELTFLQRWSKFLKANREVVRGKPENFNRPDYNFRLVGNDGAEPNGSEQVQITVRKRGAPLDLIVAEAAIVANSTWGLMLAEHGVPGIYRSQASLAPGVKVRMSTKALPHAGIGVKAYSWATSPLRRYVDLVNQWQIIACARHGKTAALAAPFKPKDAELFGIISSFDGAYSAYNGYQAGMERFWTLKYLEQNGITELTASVFKEGPNGSFLVRADNLPLVLPVLGAQNLPRGAHVRIKLGEIDEISLDISGTLIERLDTEAQAQVEGDDSGEDDDDDAVAGPISIAVDMNDAEAPAADKAQS